CAGACCTGACTGTTCCTAGATCTCCATGGGAGGCCCAGGACTGCTTTAGATTCTTAGAGAGTGAGGAGAAgggaatttccattcttggcTTGCCTTCACAGTTCAAGaaatgagaatttgaattttgtgttTGAGTGTGTTGGGTGCTCAATTTGATCTACTGTAGTGCTTCCAGTTTTTCCCTGTTGTGAATATTCTTGTGATACACGTCTATGTAAGCACATCTCTCTGCATTTGTACTATTTCCTCAGGATATATTTTTAGAAGTATAATTCAAAAGTATGCTCATTTTTTAATGCTCTGGGTACATGTTGTCAGGTAAGTTCCTTGGTCAAGAAGGCAATTCTAAGTCAAACATTCTATGCATTTTGTCAAATGCTCTTTGCTTTAGTTAGCCAGAAATATGTTTCTCCAACCAGAAATTAAGGGTGAGTGGTAGGACAGGGGATGGCGTGGCCTCAGACACCAGTCAGAGGGACCAAGGTGTTGGAATATGGTATGGTAGTAAAAAGAGAGTATACAATGATGGTGGGCCCATTCCTTCCCATTTCACTTGCTAAACATTTAGGATGGGATCTGATCTGGgatggagccctgagcatcacaaTGCCAAGTTGCTGTTTGTTAAACTTTTGTAAGGAGGGAGTGAGGGACACAGGCACTTGGGGTATCTCTCAAAAATGAGAAAGATTTTGTGAGGGGAAAAATCTTAAGAACCATTGGTACCAAGGCAAAGAAACTGAAACAATGCGATATATAATAAGTCTGCTTTATTTGGCAATGACAAGAGTTCAAAGAGCAGAGAAAACATCACAGAGATACAGACTCTGTACATCATAGGACTTGTCACCTGCGCCTTCACGGCCACTGCAAGTGAGGATCACAACACTTGTAAGATGGGGAACTCTGGGCCACTGGAAATCAAAGGGAAATTGTCCTGTTCTGGAGTATAATCTAGACTGAGTTTCTATAATTAACAGTGGCAGAGAGTATCCTCTTGAAATGTTTAGTCTCAGATGCAGGACATTGGTGGCAGAAGATGGATAATTTAGTAAGAAAGTGAAGCATCGCGTGTGATTAAATTATGATGTAAACTCAGAGGTTGACATTGTATTGGTGAGAAAAGGGAGCTCAGGTGGAGCAGGTATAGGCAGACAGAGGAAATGAGGATACTAGGCAACATCAGCTCTAATCTGACAACAAAGAACACAAGAGGTCTGGAGAGAAGAAGCAGCCTGAGGTGGAGACTGTGCCGCTGGCAACGGGCCTGAAGCATTGGAGAACCGGAAGCTGGTGGTAGAACTTCAGTGCTTGTAGCTCTTCCTAGACGAGGTGGTGGTATATTTGATGGTGGAACTGCTGCCCCCAACAGAGCTGAGGCCACCTCCAATGCCTCTGCCActcccagaactgaagccactgctGTAGGAGTAGCCACTGCCTCCGCCCAGGCCTAAGCCACTGCCAACACCACCGGAGCTGCCATAGCCACTGGAGATGGTTGACTGAGACACAGCTTTGAAGGGaaagaaacagggaaaaaatgaAGCATGTTGAAACTCTTCCTGCCAGCCTGAATCAAGGGAAAAGAGCAAAGGCAAGGGAGGAAGGCTCACAAAAGTACTTACAGATGTTGACTGGTCCAACGCCTTCCCCACTCAGCCTAGGAGGACAAGAAACACAGGGAAGATGAGATCCCAGAGAACCATTAGCTGAATCTGTGTGGGAAACCTCAATCTGAGGAATAGACCAGAGGAAATGgtccttttggtttttttctgaggACAGCAATTATGGTCATTACTATAGTGGCCAAAAGCTCTGCTCATGGCCTGGGTGTCTTGGAGACAGCACTCAGAAGTTTGAGAAAGTTGTATGTGTTACCCACCTGCACTCCTCGCCTTCCAACAGCTTCCTGTAGGTGGCGATCTCCACATCCAGGGCAAGCTTGACATTCATCAGCTCCTGGTACTCCTTCAGCAGCCGGGCCATGTCCTGCTTGGCCTTCTGCAAGGCATCCTCCAGATCTGCCAGCTTGTTCCTGGCATCCTTGAGGGCCATCTCCCCACGCTGTTCAGCGTCAGCAATGGCGGCCTGGAGGTTGGCACACTTGTtgggcaaaagaaaaagaatgaatttgtaatctgatttttctgttgTGTCTATTCCTGGTTCTCCTTTCTCAGTGATGTAGAATCGTACAACACAGAATTGATGAAGAAGGAGTTTTGACTCTTCCTACCAAGTCTCAGTACTTTAAAACTTTTCATGTCTGGGACTCGCTTGACAAAGACCCATGCTGCTTTGTGTTAACCACCCTGAATGAGGGTGTGGGTGGTGACTGATGAAAGACAGTACAGCGGACATTGGAATGAAGGGTCTCACTTCGTTTTGTTGTATTGTCTCCAAAGCCAAACCAGGACCATTATTGATGATCTGATGAGGATGACACACTAACCtacatgaaattaaaaacatcCTCAGTGAAAGTGGTGGGTTTTCACTTCACACTCTAAAGATCCTGCCTTTTTCTTACCTCAGTCTCCAACACACTTGGGCAACACTGCTCTTCACGCTCTGCCTTTGTTCCTCTCTCCTTTTTCACCTTTAACTTGTACAGATTTGCCACTAGATTCCTCAAGCTTTCTGCATTTTTCCTTCCCAATATGTTCCTTTGCAATTTCCAAGTCAGTCATTCTTCTTGTGTACCTCCTTTACAATGCCTCTAGCCTAAATTTTTACAGATCTGAACACTTGGGAATGTTTCCCTCCACATGTTCATATCGCACTCTTGGTTTGGATCATCTTCCCTCCCCTGCTGTTCCTTCAGAACCCAGAAATCTGCACAGATGATGGTTGATGACTGCCTGATTGACTAACAAGGGAATGTTGCTTTCATTCACCATTGCCCTCTTTATTCCCCTCTATTCCCCCACTATTGTACCTGCTTCTTGACATGATCGATCTCGGACCTCAGCCTCTGGATCACACGGTTGATCTCAGAAATCTCCTGCTTGGTGGTGCGCAGGTCGTCACCATGTCTGCCTGCGGTGATCTGCAGTTCTTCATACTGtggcccagagagagagagacactggGTATGGGTTTTCACATGCCGACAGTGGCTTTCAGTTCTTGACCAGGCATTCAAAAAACTTGAACCTAATGGTTTCTCATCTAGGGAATGTGGGAAAAGTTGATGTTTCAAGGTTTTTAGCTACTGTACAACTGAATCACACAGCATTCTTATTATTGGACTACTGTTGATCTTCTTCTCTTCCGGGAAGGTGATATTCTGTACAATGTTTCTGAGACCCAGGATTCAGGAATAAGATAAAATGAAAGATCACTAGCTGCTTATCTAAGGTAGTTTCCTCTTGCAGTTGCATTCTTTTACTTAATATATTTGGGCATAAATACTGTAAATGTCCACTTTAACCATGAAAGGATATATATCCTGTGAGATGACCCCAGCTTCTCTGAAATACATTTCTCAAATAAAGACCACTTTCTTGCTGGTTCAGCTAACTGGACCATCAGCGAGAGGGGCACAGGTTTCCTCACAGCTGCCAACTCACTGCTCACCTTGGTCTGGTACCAGGACTCAGCCTCAGCCCGGCTCCTCTGAGCTATCTCCTCATATTGGGCTTTGACTTCAGCAATAATGCTGTCCAGGTCCAGGTTGCGGTTGTTGTCCATGGACAGGACCACAGATGTGTCTGAGATGTGGGTTTGCATCTGAGACAGTTCCTGCAGGACAGAAGATTGTAAGATCACCTTTTCCAGAGACATTCACGGGGGATTCCAGCCCAAGAATCTTCCACCCATTACTGAACCCCACTAGACTACATAACATGGGGATAGAGATACTTACTGCGTCGTAGAAGACTTTCAGGAAATTGATCTCATCTGTAAGACTATCGACCTTGGCTTGCAGTTCAACCTTATTCATGTAGGCAGCATCCACATCCTGGGGAAAGACCAACACCTTAAATCAGCTGAGCCCTCATCCCCAGCCTATTCAATTTTTAGGCTGTCTAccaattctgctcctataaagaaacCTGAATCCATGATCTGAATCAACCAACCTTCTTCAGAGTCACAAATTCATTCTCTGCTGCTGTGCGCTTGTGGATTTCATCTTCATAtctagaagaagaaaaaggtaGAATAGAATTTAGCCAGTGGGTAAGATGATATAGAAAGGCAGCCTGAGATCTGATGCTGTCCATAAAGATTAATAGTTACAAATTTAGCTTTCTTTCCACAGAGAGCATAAAGGATGATTTTTATGATTCAtcaatttctttcctttattaCCCTTCCTCTTCTACCCCTACTTCCCTGTTGTGTTTCTAATTTGGCTGTAGACAGTAATTCGTGAGTTTTATTTCTATGGGACTGGTTTTGCTAAAGAATTGTAAAGGCAATTTTTTATCTGGTGATATCTATTTCTTAAAGGGCCATCCTCAAGGACTAGCCCTACAAATTCTCTTTAACTCACTTCTTCTTGTAGTCCTCTACCAGGTCCTGCATGCCTCTGAGCTCAGAGTCCAGGCGGCTTCTCTCCCCAAGGATGCTGTCCAACTGCGTGCGGAggttgttgatgtactgctcgaACAAGGGTTCCAGGTTCTGCCTCACGGTCTTGGTGCCCTGCTCCTGGAGGAGGGTCCACTTGGTGTCTAGGACCTTGTTCTGCTGCTCCAGAAACCGTACCTGGAGGGGAAGGAAACAAGTGGTCATGCGTaggcaaaggaaagaaagaagtgcCTGTGTTCTCAGGTCTCCAAGCAGGTCTGGGAGGTCTCCACGGTTCTGGCCTTGGAGGAGCAGCTCAGGGCTCAAGCTGAGAGTTCTGCTTCCCAAATGTTTTTCCTTCACACTTCGCAGATCTTCCATGGAACTCCCCCAAGGGTTTTTGAGCTTTTCTCAGCCCGTAGTTACGGAGCCTATCAGTGATTGTCAACACTGTCTGTCCTCTTGAGCAGAAGAAACATAAATTTTGTTAACAAAATAGCATTTACAGGATTTATtctacaaaacttttttttttagtagtagccCTGGTTGCTCATTGGTTAAGCACAATCGAACCAAAAGGTTCAGGGTTTGAACTCATGAACCTgtgtgtgggagaaaaatgtggcagtctgcttccctaaagatcacagccttcaaactctatgggggtatttctactctgtcctattgggtcactgtgagccagaatcaacttgatggcaaagagtttcaTTTGGGGAGCAATTAGAAGGGATGTTAACTGTTCCCTAATTGCTAGATTGGAATCCAAGTTCCCATTCAGTGCATGAGTATCCTCTTAAACATTCTTGAGTGatggtcatcctctttttctagAATAAGCTCTTATTTCTATAAATTCTATAAATGCTTCTGCACCTGGGCAAAATATTCtttccttattattttttaaataacttattttaatttttgaagaaaatatatgcaaaaaagGTACACCAATTCAATGATTTCTatgtgtaccattcagtgacattgattactgtCATCAAGTTGTGCAGAGTTTTTagctctccttttccaaattcttcctccactattaacataaactcatatTTCCCCCCTCCTTTCCAGAGCTCAGGGCTCTTTATGACTGGACTTTCCTTTGTAATTGCTTAGAAACTTCACAAGGAAAAGGAAACAcattatattcttctatttcttttctatATTTCAGGATCGTCAGAAGCTGATAACTCTTGCTAGGCAGGAATGAGGGCCACTGAAGAgattaattatttcaaaattatttgcATCACCTCTGCCTGTTGCCAACATGGAGCCAGTGTGGCATCCTTGTGGAATGCTAATCAGggcccctcctctctcctcctaaGTCTCCCCACTGGCAGCAAACTCATTGTTTCTCAGTTAGAAGACTCTGAAATACCTGATGGAGAGAAAAACATTGTCATGGCTCACCTTGTCGATGAAGGAAGCAAActtgttgttgagggtcttgatCTGTTCCCGTTCCTCAGTCCTCACTCGCTGGATGGTGGGGTCAATTTGCAGGTTCAGAGGAGTGAGGAGATTCTGGTTGACAGTGACCTCTTGGATGCCTCCAGGTGGGCAGACAGGGAAGCCCCCATAGCCACCACCAAAGCCAGCTCCACCACCAAGCCCAAAGCCACCACCAGCTCCACCGCCAAAACCAAATCCGCTCCCGGCTCCTCCTCCAAAGCCATAGCCACCTCCGACTCTGCTGCCACATCCACCCCCTGTGATGTAGCTGCCCCCTCCAATGGAGATCCTCTTGGAGCCCCCCAGGCCATAGAGGCTCCTGCTGCCAAAGCCAGCTCCTCCACAGGCCCCACCGAGGACACCACCGCCCCTGGAGCGGGACACTGAGACGCTGCTGAAGCCTGAGCGGTTTACTCCAGGGACTCTGGCCGAGCTGGTGCTGAAGCCACGGCGGATGATGGTGGATTTGCTAGACATGGTTCTCTAAAGATGAGAAGGTGAGGAAAGTGTGAGAAGCTGTGGTGTGGAGCTGACAGGAGGGAAACTCTGAGCAGGGCTTCCCAGCGCACTTTATATATGGTGAGAATGGGCTGGGCTCAGCCCTGGAAGGTGAGCTTGCAAGGTGGGAAGGGCTGAGCTTTACAAAGAGTGAGATCACACCCAGGTTATTAGAAAAGTTATGAAATGTGAGGGTTGCTGTTTTAGTTTCCTTTAGTCAGGGAAAAATTCTCCTGCCTTCCAGCTTTGACTTGATCACAATACAATAAGACTATTCCCAATTCACTGTAGTCAGGAGTTAGTCACTGTCTCCAGCAAAGGTTGGACATTTTATGGTCGTGTATCACAATGCACCGAGTGATACTGAGTGATCTCTTCTCCCCGACCTAATCTTTCCTGCCATTTGGGACATTAGAGATCAGATGTAATCCATTGCATATGCCCCAACAGAAGGATCACTGTGTTCTCAATAAAAGCCAATATTaagttaaaaatttttcttttaattatttattcagCTGAAAAAGTAGAACAACAAAATGAACTCCTATATGCCCACcaccctctctgtattttctataaacTAGTAGTTAAATCCAGAAGCTAAGGAAGTTTCTCTTATGTATTTACCTTTTTCCCCATGTAGACATAGTTGAATGTCTACTTataatattgaatattttttatttacacaTTTATTCACATATTTAAAATTGAATATGTAACACACATTTATGAAACAAAATATGTGCTTCAATTAAGACTATTCCCCAGCCACTCAGTTCCCCTATTTGTAGGAAAGCACTGTTACCGGTTCCTTGTATATCCTTCTAGCAGCTTTCCTTCTTTATGCCTTTCTGCAGTGTGggttctctctctgtgtatacaaTCTCCAGTCTCTCATGtatattctcttttccttatGGTTTCCAATTATGCTTGGAAACTGTTTTGTCTTTCATAGTTATATTTTTGCTTGCAGCTCTTTTCACACTCTCCGATCCTCATGTCATATTGCTGGCTTCTCTCAGCCTTCTTCTGTATGTCCATCATTGGGCATTCAGCAATGTCTAATCCCTTTGTGCTGCTTTTAGTTTGGCCTTTGTTTCTGACATGGCttcctttatttacttattttctctgcttttttcctGAACTCTGCAAtctaatgttttatatattattgTTTTAGTCTATGGTcccttcgttctcctttgatctagagGTAATTATTTCATTGAGCTGTTTGTTAATATTTCACAGTGACTTATTTTCTGGTGAGTGTCCTTtttctgccttttgttttttctgttcctttgatTTTTTACCTTGTAGTATCTTTTGTGGGCCCTAAGATTTTTCCTTACTGGATAGTAATCATCTTTGATTGAGGTAAAGTCCTCCCGGCATAGCCATACGTTGCAGAATGTATTCtgagttgaattctgactcatagtgactccttaGGACTGAATAGAgctgcccagagggtttccaaggctgtaaatctttatggaagcagactgtcacatctttctcccaaggagcggctagtagtTTAGCAGCGAAGTGCTTAACTTCTGTGCCACCTGGCCCCTGAGGGGAGATATTGGGGCCATATTCCAGGACTGTGTGAATAATTCTTTTTATCTTTAATCCTAGCCAGTCAATCAAGATCACTGGAGGGTGGTTTACAATTCAgtctctttgctttctttctcttaccGACAAATTGTGCTGCAAATGAGTCTTATCTCTGCTTCGTTATTCAGCCTTGGCTTCATAGCATCTGGAGGCTTCATGACAAATGGGGTCTTGCCCCCAGCCCACACACCCTGTTCCCGTTGTTGCAAACAAGGGATTCTTGGGTTTAGACCTGAGGAAGTGCCATTGGCATTGACTTTGCATGAGTTAAATGAGTCAACAGTGCCTGGTATGTGGAAAAACCTCAATGTGAggctttgtttggttttgctttgtgcTTACaatgttgtttggttttgttttgttggtttttgaGAGTGTTCTTCACTGGCCTTTTCTTGGATCTGCAGCTGTAAGCATCCCTCTCAGTATTCCTGACCCTTTTGATTATACTTTTCTATTTCTGTGAGTCCTTCTTCTGTTTTTTGGTCCAGAGATTTTAAgatcttttaattttggtgattGGAGTTTACTTTATGCTTCTTGTTCCCCTTGTTGTTTTTTGGTAATTCCTGAGGAGAAGAGGGAAATGCCTCACTTTCCTCCACTAGGTTAAATTtagatggtggtgtagtggttaggagctatggttgttaaccaaaaacgtcagcagtttgaatccaccagttgcttcttggaaactctatcgggacacttctactctgcccttaggggcgctatgagttggaatccactcgatggcaatgggtttggttttttttttttttggttttcattcacATATTCATGCGTAGAATATtgtattctttaaaatattaagctAATAAATTAGCTTATAGATGTTATTTTTTACTCTCACTTAATCAAAACAACCTTATTCAATGCAGACATCATTGTTTTTAATGCCTCCACCTCCCTAGAGTAATGTTGTGAGTCATCCGAAGATTTTCTAGAGCACATCATGTTTATAGTCACGGGTATTTAATCCCAGTATATACTTGAGCTCTCTTCCATATAACAATGTACGTTATTACTTAAATTTTGTGTTATTGAAAGTTTCAAACACATAAAATCAAAGAGAATTGTATACGAACCTCCATATACCAATCATCTAGTTTAAACAACTTCAACCATTTTAACAGCTTCAACCAATTATATCGAATtcccctgttcttcttcctttgttgGAGTATTTGAAAAGAAATCCAAGCATCAATTTTTTCACTTGCAAATATTGAGTGCATTTGCCTACCTCTGTAGAGGTTGCCGCTGAATTGACTCTGAataatggcgaccccatgtgtgtccgagtagaactgtgctccatatggttttcaatggctgatagtTTTTGATGTAGATCGCCAGACCATTGTTCCTGGAAGACTGTGTGTGGATTTGATCCTCCaaattttttgttagcagctgagtttttcagtcatttctatcacccaggGGCTCATTCCGTATATGTGCCTAAGCAATTAATTCTTTAGTCTAACTGCATAACAATATTATATCCGTGTGATGCTTAATtttagtgtgtcaacttggctagcctacGGTAACAGTTGTTCGGTCAAATAGTctggatgttgctgtgaaggtatttggtagatgtgattaacatttgcAATTAGTTGACGCTTATAaagaagattgttgttgttagttgcaatggacacagttccgactcatggcaactttatacataacagaagaaaatgttcccTGGTCCTTCAACACCTTCACGATCGTTGATATCTTTGAGACTATTGTTGTGACTCTTGTGTTAAACCCTCACATTTTGGTTATCTTTAATAGTGTGGGTGGGCTTTTTTCAATCAGTTAAAGGCCTTacgagcaaaaactgaggtttctgaGAAGCAAATGTATTTGGCCTCAAGATTGCAACATagatatctgtcatggattgaattgtgtcccccaaaaataagtgtcaacttggttgggccatgattcccagtgttgtatggctgtcctccattttctgattgatgcaattttcctgtgtgttataaatcctaatctctggctgttgttaatgaggcaagattaggtcatgttaaaaaggattaggtgggatgtaacacttttACCCATGTCACATCCCACatacaatgtaaagggagtttgcctggagtatggcctgcaccaccttttatctctcaaaaggagcagagagaggtgacctcataccaccaagaaagcaatgccaggaacaAGGACATCCTCTGGACCCAGAGCTCCTGCAAGAAGAAGCTCCTTGTCTAGGTTAAGATaggtgagaaggaccttcctccagagccaacagagagagagagcattcgCCTGGacctgaagccctgaatttggatttctagcctactttactgtgagaaaataaatttctctttgttgaagctgtccacttgtgatatttctgttatagcagcactagataactaagacaatatcgtACCAGACTTTCCAGCCTCTCATTTGACCTACGGATTTAAAACTTGCAAGCCCCCTATGATCACATGAGCCAATTCTTTAAAACCtatctctccttttttctcctttttgtctcTATATCTATcttctctatatatttatgtcCTATTAGTTCTGTTTATTTGAAGAACCATGACCAATACAATCTATTAAAATTATCATTCCTTAATGAAATCTAATATCTTGTTCATATTCAAATGTCTCTAATTATCTCCAAGATGTCTTTCTGTGGCTGGTTTGCTTGAAGCTATATCCACAAGAGGTCACATGTTATACTTGACTGTTATGTGTCTTAAGTTCATTTGTTCTATAACAGacccttccttttgtttttttttatgccacTGAATAGTAGATGAATTGTTTTTAATAGAGTGTTTGCATTCTGGATTTGGCTGATTATTTCCTGTTGGTATCATTTAACTGCTTCTATGCCCAATCCAAGaatattttctatgttctggTAGTTGCATTAGAGACTTGATTAGATTAGTTCAATTGTTTCAGGCACATTTATTTCATAGTTCCTATTATGTCTTCTCTATTGTATCATATCACGAGACACATAATACTAGGGATGTTTGGAGATATGAGCATTTTTCAGCCTAGTCTCTCAATAATAATGTATACCATAAAATTTTTCTCTGAGATTTTAGAATCCATTGGTGATTATTTCTCAGCttcattttttgttctgtttctctagagcaACCAGACTGATACATTGTTATAGCCTAGGTAATTTTCCTTGTCAGTTATTTTCCTTTCCATTATTCCTCTTTGGCACATAATAATGTATGTGGCAAGTAGGCTTAGATTTCAGAAGCCAGTCATCACTTACTTGCTGTTGGGGAAGTTCTGTGAGAAAAGTAAAGAGGCAGTAACGTAACAGGCTACGCTTGTGGCTGAGGGAATGATTAGGGGTGAACACAGCAAGATATTGATACGGCAGTTTCCAGAAATACCCTCCGTATATTAGTCGATCCAAGAAAATTTCTCTTGTGATATGAGAGCCAGGGGGCTGGGGGAATCATTGTCCCTCTGGGGAGAAACAAGGACTGGTGTGGCCCCAGAGCAGTACAAGTTGACAGACCAACCTCACTCTGAGTTCTGAGTTTCCTATTACCCATTCATAGAAGTCAAACCAATATAGGTCACATGTGAGAGAAGATATGGACCACCCCTTCTGAGCAACACAGACCGGACTGTTCCTAGATCTCCATGGGAGGCCCAGGACTGCTTTAGATTCTTAGAGAGTGAGGAGAAgggaatttccattcttggcTTGCCTTCACAGTTCAAGaaatgagaatttgaattttgtgtcTGAGTGTGTTGGGTGCTCAATATGATCTACTGTAGTGCTTCCAGTTTTTCCCTGTTGTGAATATTCTTGTGATACACATCTATGTAAGCACATCTCTCTGCATTTGTACTATTTCCTCAGGATATATTTTTAGAAGTATAATTCAAAAGTATGCTCATTTTTTAATGCTCTGGGTACATGTTGTCAGGTAAGTTTCTTGGTCAGGAAGGCAATTCTAAGTATAAACCAAACATTCTATGCTCTTGTCAAATATTCTTTTGATTTGGTTGGCCAGGAATATGTTTCTCCACCTGGAAATTAAGGGTGAGTGGTAGGACAGGGGATGGCATGGCCTCAGACACCAATCAGAGGGACCAAGGTGCTGGAACA
The DNA window shown above is from Elephas maximus indicus isolate mEleMax1 chromosome 4, mEleMax1 primary haplotype, whole genome shotgun sequence and carries:
- the LOC126074731 gene encoding keratin, type II cytoskeletal 6A-like, producing MSSKSTIIRRGFSTSSARVPGVNRSGFSSVSVSRSRGGGVLGGACGGAGFGSRSLYGLGGSKRISIGGGSYITGGGCGSRVGGGYGFGGGAGSGFGFGGGAGGGFGLGGGAGFGGGYGGFPVCPPGGIQEVTVNQNLLTPLNLQIDPTIQRVRTEEREQIKTLNNKFASFIDKVRFLEQQNKVLDTKWTLLQEQGTKTVRQNLEPLFEQYINNLRTQLDSILGERSRLDSELRGMQDLVEDYKKKYEDEIHKRTAAENEFVTLKKDVDAAYMNKVELQAKVDSLTDEINFLKVFYDAELSQMQTHISDTSVVLSMDNNRNLDLDSIIAEVKAQYEEIAQRSRAEAESWYQTKYEELQITAGRHGDDLRTTKQEISEINRVIQRLRSEIDHVKKQCANLQAAIADAEQRGEMALKDARNKLADLEDALQKAKQDMARLLKEYQELMNVKLALDVEIATYRKLLEGEECRLSGEGVGPVNISVSQSTISSGYGSSGGVGSGLGLGGGSGYSYSSGFSSGSGRGIGGGLSSVGGSSSTIKYTTTSSRKSYKH